In Sulfolobales archaeon, the DNA window ATAAGCTTTGAGCAAGATATGATCTATTCTACGGTAACTGTTTTAGCAAGATTTCTAGGTTTGTCAGGATCGAAACCTCTTCTAACTGCGAGATGATATGCTGTAAGCTGGTACGGTATCACGTATGGTATTGATGCTGCAATTGTTCTCATTCTAGGCATTGGAAATGTGAAGTCTGAGAGTTTTGATAGCCTGTCATAGTCTCTAGGCTGGATGCTTATGATCATGGCATTTCTAGCTTTCATTTCTTCAACATTACTTATTATAGGATCATGATCTCGGAAGCCGAATACTGTGAAGAATACTGGAAAATCTTTCTCGACCAAGGCTATAGGACCATGCTTACTCTCTCCAGCAGGATAAGCCTCCGCATGAATATAGGCTATCTCTTTAAGCTTAAGAGCACCCTCCATTGATACTGGCATAGAAGCATCTCTTCCAAGCACGTAGGAGCTGGTCTTACTCTCTAGAATCTCCGCAAGCTTCTCAGCCATTCTATCGATCTCTCCAAGACTCTTCTCAATATACTCAGGCGATGAAAGAATCTCTCTGATTAAAAGCTCTCCAATACCTAGCCCCATTCCTCTCGCGATTTCTCCAACAAGATATAATAGTGATGCAACTTGTGTTGTGAAAGTCTTCGTAGCTCCTACACCGATCTCTGGTCCTGCTCTGGTGTATAGTACATAATCAGATTCTCTAGGTATAGCACTCTCGATAACATTAGATATGGCGAGAACCTTTGCACCTCTTTCTTTTGCTATTCTCACAGCCGATAAAGTGTCTATAGTCTCGCCACTCTGACTTATAGCTATTAACAGATCTTCTTCTTTGAAGACTTTCTCGTAGAGAGCTATCTCACTCGCTATGAAAGCTGTTGAGGAGATGCCGAGATAAAGTTTCAGAGCATAGTCTAGCACAAGTCCTGCGTGGTACGAGGATCCAGCTCCTGTTATGAAGATCCTATTAGACTCTCTGAGGATTCTCATGATCTTTGGAATCTGATCTTTTAAACCCGCCAGAGTCTGGAGAATAGCCGTGGGTTGCTCGAATATTTCTTTTAACATGAAATGTCTGAAACCTCCTCTACTAATCATCTCAGGCTGCCATTCCACATATCTGATTCTCTCTGAGATATTCTGAGACCTTCCATAGAAATCCTCGATGTAAACTTCTTCAGGAGATATATAGCCTAGCTCTCCATCTCTGAGAACAATAACTCTGCTAGTATACCCTAGAACCGCGGGTATATCGCTTGCGATCATATTAAACTCGCTGCCTAAGCCTATTATCAGAGGAGAGAGATTTTTCGCGAAATATATTCTCTTATCCCGGCAGTTTATAGATAAAAATGCGTAAGCACCTTTAAGATTTGATACAGTTCTTCTGAGAGCTTCTAACATGTCTCCTGTTTCTTTATAGTGTTTCTCGATAAGATGTGCTATTAGCTCTGTATCTGTATCACTTCTAATCTCATGCCCTTCCTCAGATAGGATCTCTCTCAACTCCTGATAGTTCTGGATAACACCGTTATGCACGACAAGTATGCAACCATCGCAATCACTATGTGGATGTGCATTCTTATCAGAGGGAGGACCATGGGTAGCCCATCTAGTATGACCGAATCCGCAGATACCATCATGCTTGCTGAACTCAAGTTTTTCGTAGAGCTCATCTATCTTCCCCTTAGCTTTTCTAACAATAAGATCTCCTTTCGAGGTTATGAGAGCGTATCCTACAGAGTCATATCCTCTATACTCTAGTCTTTTAAGAATCTCTCCTATGATCTCGCCAAGTCCTCTACCTAGAACTCCTTGTCTAGCCAGAGTAACGCCTATGATCCCGCACACTCTAAGAACCTCTATAATTTAAATGAGGAGGGGGTAAATATATAGGGTTCCTCAGATTATGCTAAGGTGTTTTATATGAGAAGAAACACAAGATACGGGAAAGGATTCGAGGATTATCTAGAGGCAATATACAGGCTTAAGCTGGCTGGTGCTAAGATTACTGTGACTAGTATAAGCAAGGATCTCAATGTCAAACCTTCTTCAGTAGTCGAGCAACTGGAAAAACTCTCCAGAATGAAGCTTATAATATATAGAAAGAGATCTGAGAGAAGACCTATTATAATGCTCACTAAAAGAGGAGAGAGAATTGCTAAGAAGATCTATGATAAGCATAGTGTTCTTAAGAAGTTTCTTATGAACATACTCAAGCTACCAGAAGAAATAGCTGAAATAGATGCATGTTCTATAGAGCACTATCTTCACAGAGAAACTGTAGAGAGACTCTCAAAACTCTACGACTTCATGATTGAAGAGTTCTCAAGAAATCCTACTCTACTAGATAAATTTACCGAAATACTAAAATCCTCGAACAGCGGAAAAACTCTAAAAACTAGTGGGATAAACCCTGAGGCATCTGGTGGAGGTTTGGATCAGTGGAAATACTAGAGATAAGAATACTTCCAAAGATATTTGATCTCATCTCCGCTCTTTAGAAGATCTAGGTTTTCAGATATGAAGATTATTTAAGGGATTATACTAGATAACTTCTTAGAAAGTCTCTCAGGCAGGTCAGAGGTGGTCTTGCTTAAGCTCTAAATCTAAGGTGGATCTTGTTAGAGCAGGTATTGTAACAGTGCTATATGCAGGACTTACTCTGGTTCTTCAGCCTATAAGCTATGGTCCTGTTCAGGTGAGGATCTCTGATGCTCTTAGTATTCTACCGTACATACCCTGGTACGGTTTCAACGCGGTTATAGGTCTTACTCTAGGTACTCTGATAGCTAACATGATCTCTCCCTACGGCTTTTACGACATGATCTTAGGAACTCTAACAAACCTCATATACTCTCTAATAGCATGGGTTCTCGGAAGGATTTTATACCCATCTCTCTGGGGGATGGTGATAGTGGTTTTAGAAGAGATTATTATAACAGCTTTTATGATAGGATACGTGCTTCTCCACATAATATATCAAGTTCCTCTTGAGATAGCATTTCTCGGTGTTCTGATTGGAAGCTGTATTAGTCAAGGTGTTCTAGGTTTTTCGCTTGGATTATTAATTATTAGAAGGGGTAGACAGAGATAATAATAGAATCAAGAGATCTATGGGTGACTCTCGGGGGTAGTGATATTCTCAGAGGTATCAGCTTTAGAACTGAAGAAGGTCTTATAATGCTAATAGGATCCAATGGATCTGGTAAAACAACACTTCTGAAAACACTTGCAGGATTAATAGAGAGTTTCAGAGGATCTCTGAGAATCAATGAGAGAGATATAAGAAGTATGAAGAGAAAAGAGATAGCAAGACTCATAGGCTTCGTATGGCAGAATCCCTACTACGGCTTTATAGAGCCTAGAGTCTATGACGAGATAATCCTGATAACCAGGATTCTAAATGAAAAGAACTATGATAAAGAGATCATAGAAAGACTTGTAGATCCACAGCTCTTCAACAGAGACCCTTTTACTTTGAGCGGTGGTGAAGCTAAGAGAGTTTCTATTGCAAGCATACTTATAATGGATCAGCCTATATGGCTTCTTGACGAGCCTTTCGACTATCTTGATATGAAGGGCGTGATAGATCTGATAGATTTAATAAGAGAAAAAAGACGGAGAAAGATCATCATAATATCATCTGTTAACACAGGATACATAAGATTGATTGAGCCGGATAAGATAATGCTACTTGAGAGAGGAGAGCTAAAGTATTTTGGAGATGCAGAGCATATTGAAGATAAGATCTTAGAGAGTTCTGGTGTTATGTCTAGGAGGATGATATGCGGTGAGTAGAGTTGCTGATGAGATTCTAGGGAGTCATCTGAGGAGAAGCCTTCTTCATAGTAGAAAACTTCTTTCTATTAAGATTCTGTATCTGATAATCTCTATATCATTGTACATGCTTAGATTCATTCCTCTAGAAATTCTAGTTATAGTAGCTAATTCTCTTCTAATAATAATGATCAGAGCATATAGAACTCTTGCTACGGCATCCTTCTCATGGGCTATGCTTTCACTTATAATAATATTAGTAGACATGATCTCAGGCACTATCTCATCTATGGTGTACTTTAACCTCCTCTACAGCTATGCTACTCTCACTACTATACTACTATTCTATCTCACCACACCACCATCTCATCTGAGAGATGTATTTGGTATGAATATCTTCACCCTCTCATACTCTCTTCTAAGAAGTTTTCTAAGAGATCTGATAGAGATAATAGATTCATATAGAGTGAGAGGCTTAGAACTAGGAATCTTCAGGATCCATAGATACACACCTCTCCTCTACCAGTCTCTAGAGGTGGCTTTGATTAGAGAAGAGCTTCTAAGAGATTCTTTGAAAGCTCGAGGTTTTGAACACTAGATCCTTCTCTTCACTATGCTAATTAAATCTTTTTCAGGCTGGTTCTCTAAAAGCATTCTCTCGAAATAATCTTTATAGGTATAGAGATCCTCAAGAGGATGAACACCACTTCTAAACCTGCTCCTCTCTCTAGCTACTAGGAGAGTTGTCGACGCGAATACTATACTTGTAAATCTCGTTGTTGCAGGATCTTCAGGTTTTCCACGCATCATGATAAACTCTTCATATAATCCTCGAGAGCCTCTTGCTCTCACGAGAAGTATCGCTATATCTTCTGCATTGATTCTTAATCTTCTCTCTAGAATCTCTGCGGTGATCCTATAGATCTCTATCTCCTCACCTCCTATACTGATTCTCTCCCTATCTAGAAAGCCGAGATTCTTTAATATTCTGAAGGTCTCTATATGACCCGGCCATCTTAATGTTGCTTCGAACATGTTTCTAGCTTTTATATTTCTGAGCATTGTATGAAGTCCATCACTATAGAACCACTCGAGACTTCCTAAACCCTCTATCTCTATGAATCCTATCTGCTCTAGAGGATCTACCTCTATAATACTTCCATCTCTAACTATTTTTGCAGGTCTCATATACTCCTCCAAAAGATCCTCGGCACTCCAGGTTATAGTGTACCCTATAGGAGGTATATTTCTAGATGGTATTCCTCCAACATATATCTCCAGAGACTCTAGACTCTCCACAATATTCTGAGCATATCCTGCCAGCAGATTACTATAACCAGGAGCATATCCTGCATCAGGTATATAGATCCTGCCACAATCTAAGAATGTTCTCTCGAGATCATATGGATCTGATTGTTGATATGATACATCTATGATATCAACACATCTTGAGGCAGCAGATCTCAGCAGCTTATAAGCTTCTCTAGATGGAAGAGCTATCATTAAAAGATCTATTTCACTGAGGTGTCTTGCTATCTCGTTCACGTCTTTAACAGGTATAAATCTTGTATTCTCAAAATCTCTGAGAAGCTCTAATCTGCTGGGATCTCTATCGAATACTATTAATTCTAATCCTCTCATGTATCTCGTTAGAATCTTCAAACTTCTTAGCCCAACTCTCCCAAGACCTGCCAATCCCAGGGCTTTCATAAGAAACCCTCTTATATAACTCCTTCTAAAACTTTAACAGATTAGAAGTATGAAAACTCCTACGAGTTCAATAGCAGATCGTGTTAGTGGCTCTGAGATTCTGAGGATACTCTCTGAAAACCTTATGATAGACTGGAAGCAGTACACAGCACTAGTAGCTAAGAGATTTAGCGATGGCAGTCTATTCCCCATACTAGTAGGAGTTATACTCAGTCAGAACACTAATGATAGAAACTCTATCAAGGCGTACATGCTGTTGAGAGAGAGAATCGGAGTTAAGATCGAGGATATACTTAGAGCCAGCTTAGAAGAAATAGAAGAGCTTATAAAACCTGCAGGTCTTTGGAAGCAGAAGGCTGAAGCCATCAAAAGATCAGCGGAGGTAATAAGAGATCTAGGTGGTGAAGAATTTCTAGCAAGAGAAGATCCTGAGAAGATTCGAATGAAGCTTCTCGAGATCAAAGGAGTAGGAAAGAAAACAGTAGATGTATTTCTATCGGTAGCAAGAAGAGCACCATACTTCGCAGTAGATACCCATGCCATGAGAATAGCACTGAGATGGGGGCTTGTGAAGAGAAGAAACTATGATGAAGCTTCAAAAGCTCTCAGAGAATATTTCGGGTCAGATAACGCGGAGAAGGCACACCAACTACTCATAGCACTTGGTAGAAGATATTGTAGAGCGAGAAAGCCTTTATGTAGTGAGTGCTTTCTAAAGAGTATATGCCCTAGCTCACCGTATTCGTATAAATAGCTTTCTCGACGAGAAAGGATCTCATGATGATTTCAACTTCTTATCTAAAGATCTGTTTTTCAAAAATAATAGAATTCAAGAACTCTAGAGACAGTCTTAACCGTATAGAAGTAAGGAATCGAGGTTTATCTGAGAAATAGTTTTACATGGTGACTATAGGTGTTCTTCTCTCTTTCTCTCCTTCCTCGGAGGAGACAGAACCCAGTCTTAGAGACATCAGAGGTGTTATCTTACCCTCTTTAAGCATTCCAGCTGCCAGCTCTCTAAAGCTTGAGGTATGCGTTATGTCTAGTTCTATAAGCTTCACAGCTATATCATAGGTAGCCTTCCAAACCTGCTCCAGACTCGGCTTGTCAAGACTTGAGAGTATGACAGGATCCTGAAGCCATTGATCGAATGCTCTTAGAGTTCTTATCATGTGCTGGAATACAGCTCTTGTTGCGAGTACTATCTGAAGTCTGTCTCCTCCTGCTGCGATCTCCTCATTTAATTGTTTGAATGCATCTAGTGTTCTCTTCTGCATCTTAACCCATTCATCTAGGTTAGCTAGTAACATTTGAGCCATACGCAGTGCCTCAGTATTATACTGTGATTAGAACTCTTAAAAGCTCATATGAAATCTCTGTAAAAGACTTTTATAAATAGTTCTGAGAAAGGTAGAAGATTGAGATCAGGATCTCTTCTCCGATCCTATACGAGAACCATCTAACTCTGCTCGCTTGAGAGATTATATGGAAGTCCTCTTAATACCACTTCCTCGGGGATCTGATCCTTATATTTCTTTAGAAACTCTATATCATCTTTCTTCTTCCTATACTCATCTGGAAGCATTCTAGGTATCTCACCTATGATAGGATACCATCTACCACATTTGCTACATATTAGAATTCCCTCGGCAACCTCATATCTGAAGCACTCTTCGCAGGGAGGTTCTACACCTTCTTTTTTGAATTCCTTAATCTCTCTAGAGGTAAACGAGCACCAGAGCTCGCAGAGAGGTTTTCTACCTTTGAAATCTCTCTTGTAAGTATTTCTGCTGAATACTATAAGCTTTAAGGGAAAGTTCTTACACATAGGACATGCTAGAAGGTCTAGAAGTCTGTACTTCATAATCTATCCACCACGGATTTTATCTCGCCTAGTATTCTCTCAGCAGTCTCTCTCGACAGAGCCTCGATCATTATCCTTAGCACGGGTTCTGTACCTGAAGCTCTCACTAGAAACCAGTAGTCTCTTCCTATAACCTTGACTCCGTCAACCGTTATCTGTCTCTCCCCGGAGTACATTCTCTTAAGCTCTTCAACCACCTTCTCGGTCTTAGCAGGATTTGTCGGAGACTTGGTTTTTATAACATATGTCTTGGGAAGCTCTGACATAAGCTCGTCTAATCCTCTTTTCTCAAAAGCCATGTACTCTAGCATTAGAGCTGTTTTAGCTCCTCCATCTCTAACATACTGATGCTCTGGATATATGAATCCTGTGTTCTCTTCAAATCCGCACAAGCCTCCTCCCAGTCTGAGAAGTTCTCTAGCAATAACTACAGATCCTACTCTTGTCCATACTACTTCAACTCCATATGGTTTGAGAAGATCTTCTACAAGCATAGATGAGGAAACAGCTGTCACAACCCTCTTAGGCATCTTACTCCTTCTATTAAGAAGTATATGCTTCGAGAGTAGGATAGCATCTCTATCGCCCCAGTAAGCCTCTCCAAATCTATCTACAAACATAGCTCTATCAGCATCACCATCGAAGGCTACACCTAGATCTGCTTTCAACTCTCTAGTGACACTCCTCAGATCCGTTATAGTGTCTGGGGTAGGCTCATAAAGTCTCCAAGGAATTGGAGAGGGGTCTGCATTAATTGTGAAAACCTTGACGCCGAGTCTTCTAAGTATTTCTGGAGTTGTAGCAAGCCCAGAACTATTGGCAGGATCCACTACAACCTTATAATTCATAGAGCGGATCCTGTCTCTATCCACGAGTTCTACTACTTTCTCCACATAGTACTCGTTGACATAGTCATCTCTAGCCATGCTATACTGAACCTCGGTCCAGGGTATTTTTCTGAAGCTCATTTCATAGAATATCTTCTCAATCTCCTCTTCAACTTCTCTAGGAGCTTCGACACCATCGCTCATAACAAGTTTCATACCCACATATTCTGGAGGATTATGACTTGCTGTAACCATCACACCAGCATCATAACCTCTATCTCTCACATTAATCTGTAGAGCTGGTGTAGGTGTTATACCTGTTCCATAAACCTTAACACCTGAGGCGATGAGACCTGCTGCAGCTGCTAGGTATATTGTTTCTGAACCCGCTCTACCATCTCTTCCTATTAGAACTCTGGATCCTTTCTTCAGATAGCTTCCTATAGCCATTGCAAGTCTCATAGCCATGAAAGGATCCATTTCAGCGTTAAATACACCTCTCACTCCATCAGTTCCGAACAATCTCTTCATAGAGCATCCACAATATTTTATAGTTCTTCTTTTAAAAACAGGATTTGGTGTAGGTGTTTAACATATTGAAGCCTTTAGTATGGTTTGACGCTCTCACACCTAAACAGCTTCTTATAGGAGAATCTCTTAGAAGATTTCTAGAGAGATACGGTATAGAACTTCTACTAACAGCGAGAGATTACGATGCTATAAAAGGTCTTTCAGAGGCTCTGAGGATTAATGTAATTCTCTTCGGAGGCTATGGAGAGGATCTCTATGAAAAGCTTTTCTATGAAGGCGAGAGAATCTCCAGATCTGCTCAAATCCTCTCAGAATTCAGAGAGAGAGTTCTAGGAGGAGTTTCATATCCGAACCCTGTAGAAGCTAGAGTATTATACGGGATCGGCAGAGATCTTATAGTTCTCTCAGACAGTCCTCACGCGAGACATCCTCATAGGCTAAGTCTTCCCCTGGCATCTTATCTAGTCTTCTCAGAGTGCATTCCTATAGAATCTTGGAAAGAACACCTCCATCCAGGATTAAGTTTAGAACCTTACAAAGGTTTTGATGAGCTAAGCTGGTTTGAAGAACTTTCCGAAGCATTTTCAAAGAACTTCATAGAAAATCTAGATCTTGAGGAGAGGAATTATATTGTTCTAAGACCTGAGGAGTTTAAAGCCTCATACTATGAATGGGGTTCTAAGAAAGATCTCTGGCTTAAAATATGTGAGAAGATCTTATCCAGAGGTTTTAAAGCTGTTATACTACCCAGATACAAGGATCAGAGAGAATTCTTCGAGAGAAATCTCAGAGATCAGATCTCTAGAGGTTTAATCGTGATACCAGAACCCAGACAAGCTATAGGACCAGCTCTGATCAGGTATTCTGCCGCTGTTTTAACAGGAGGAGGCACCATGGCTAGAGAAGCAGCTCTACAAGGGGTTCCCGGGATCACAACCTTCCCCCTACGCATGGATGTGGATAGATGTGTTGAGAAGCTTAATCTACCTCTCAGATATATCTCAGAACCTGAAGAGATCCTGAGATTCATAGATCTTATATCAAGAGATCCCGACGCGATGAGAGTAGATGTTAGAGAAGCTTTAAAAGATATGAAATCTCCTCTCCCCAGGATCCATGATATCCTGAAGAGAATTAGAGAGAGAATGGGATTATAGGAAGCTCACATATGCTAACTAATTCTAATGAGAAGGTTCTGCTCCGATAATATTTTATCTTGTTCTCCAACATTATAAGTCTTCAGAGGTATTCCGAAACCTATTGTTCTCGTGTTTCATATAACAAGATCTATATATTGCTAGCAAACTCTATCTCTCGCAAGATCATGTGTATATAGATGTGTATAGGAATTAAACCTCTAGAATCCTAGAAGTCTGTCTAGGTATAATGCTATAAATAATATGGCTAGATAAGGACTTAGAAATTTAAATGTTTTTCTAATAGACTTCTTATCAGCTTCTCTCAGGTGTGAGCTCATGATTCTTAGGAGAAGTGATGTCATTATAATAGATGTTATAAGTGTGATCCAGAGTCTGAAGCCGTTTGCTACAAACATTACTATTACAACTCCGAGGATTAGAGAGATCATGAGCATAGAAGCTTTTACAGATGTTTTAAAACCTTTTACAACAGGTAGCGTAGGTATTCCCGCTCTTATGTAATCCTCTATATAGTAGGAGCTTATATACCATATATGGGGAGAACTCCATAGAGCTACTATGAGGAGAAGCCCTATAGAGTTTATATCAGGATAATTAGCATATGCTAGATATCCTCCGAAAGCAGGCATGCCACCTGCAAAACCTCCTAAAACAACACTAAGCCAGCTCTTTCTTTTCATGATAAGCGTGTACACTCCTATATCGATGAGGAAG includes these proteins:
- the glmS gene encoding glutamine--fructose-6-phosphate transaminase (isomerizing), whose protein sequence is MCGIIGVTLARQGVLGRGLGEIIGEILKRLEYRGYDSVGYALITSKGDLIVRKAKGKIDELYEKLEFSKHDGICGFGHTRWATHGPPSDKNAHPHSDCDGCILVVHNGVIQNYQELREILSEEGHEIRSDTDTELIAHLIEKHYKETGDMLEALRRTVSNLKGAYAFLSINCRDKRIYFAKNLSPLIIGLGSEFNMIASDIPAVLGYTSRVIVLRDGELGYISPEEVYIEDFYGRSQNISERIRYVEWQPEMISRGGFRHFMLKEIFEQPTAILQTLAGLKDQIPKIMRILRESNRIFITGAGSSYHAGLVLDYALKLYLGISSTAFIASEIALYEKVFKEEDLLIAISQSGETIDTLSAVRIAKERGAKVLAISNVIESAIPRESDYVLYTRAGPEIGVGATKTFTTQVASLLYLVGEIARGMGLGIGELLIREILSSPEYIEKSLGEIDRMAEKLAEILESKTSSYVLGRDASMPVSMEGALKLKEIAYIHAEAYPAGESKHGPIALVEKDFPVFFTVFGFRDHDPIISNVEEMKARNAMIISIQPRDYDRLSKLSDFTFPMPRMRTIAASIPYVIPYQLTAYHLAVRRGFDPDKPRNLAKTVTVE
- a CDS encoding metal-dependent transcriptional regulator; this encodes MRRNTRYGKGFEDYLEAIYRLKLAGAKITVTSISKDLNVKPSSVVEQLEKLSRMKLIIYRKRSERRPIIMLTKRGERIAKKIYDKHSVLKKFLMNILKLPEEIAEIDACSIEHYLHRETVERLSKLYDFMIEEFSRNPTLLDKFTEILKSSNSGKTLKTSGINPEASGGGLDQWKY
- a CDS encoding QueT transporter family protein; the encoded protein is MDLVRAGIVTVLYAGLTLVLQPISYGPVQVRISDALSILPYIPWYGFNAVIGLTLGTLIANMISPYGFYDMILGTLTNLIYSLIAWVLGRILYPSLWGMVIVVLEEIIITAFMIGYVLLHIIYQVPLEIAFLGVLIGSCISQGVLGFSLGLLIIRRGRQR
- a CDS encoding ABC transporter ATP-binding protein gives rise to the protein MTLGGSDILRGISFRTEEGLIMLIGSNGSGKTTLLKTLAGLIESFRGSLRINERDIRSMKRKEIARLIGFVWQNPYYGFIEPRVYDEIILITRILNEKNYDKEIIERLVDPQLFNRDPFTLSGGEAKRVSIASILIMDQPIWLLDEPFDYLDMKGVIDLIDLIREKRRRKIIIISSVNTGYIRLIEPDKIMLLERGELKYFGDAEHIEDKILESSGVMSRRMICGE
- a CDS encoding saccharopine dehydrogenase C-terminal domain-containing protein; protein product: MKALGLAGLGRVGLRSLKILTRYMRGLELIVFDRDPSRLELLRDFENTRFIPVKDVNEIARHLSEIDLLMIALPSREAYKLLRSAASRCVDIIDVSYQQSDPYDLERTFLDCGRIYIPDAGYAPGYSNLLAGYAQNIVESLESLEIYVGGIPSRNIPPIGYTITWSAEDLLEEYMRPAKIVRDGSIIEVDPLEQIGFIEIEGLGSLEWFYSDGLHTMLRNIKARNMFEATLRWPGHIETFRILKNLGFLDRERISIGGEEIEIYRITAEILERRLRINAEDIAILLVRARGSRGLYEEFIMMRGKPEDPATTRFTSIVFASTTLLVARERSRFRSGVHPLEDLYTYKDYFERMLLENQPEKDLISIVKRRI
- the nth gene encoding endonuclease III — protein: MKTPTSSIADRVSGSEILRILSENLMIDWKQYTALVAKRFSDGSLFPILVGVILSQNTNDRNSIKAYMLLRERIGVKIEDILRASLEEIEELIKPAGLWKQKAEAIKRSAEVIRDLGGEEFLAREDPEKIRMKLLEIKGVGKKTVDVFLSVARRAPYFAVDTHAMRIALRWGLVKRRNYDEASKALREYFGSDNAEKAHQLLIALGRRYCRARKPLCSECFLKSICPSSPYSYK
- a CDS encoding DUF2153 family protein, whose translation is MAQMLLANLDEWVKMQKRTLDAFKQLNEEIAAGGDRLQIVLATRAVFQHMIRTLRAFDQWLQDPVILSSLDKPSLEQVWKATYDIAVKLIELDITHTSSFRELAAGMLKEGKITPLMSLRLGSVSSEEGEKERRTPIVTM
- a CDS encoding Trm112 family protein — its product is MKYRLLDLLACPMCKNFPLKLIVFSRNTYKRDFKGRKPLCELWCSFTSREIKEFKKEGVEPPCEECFRYEVAEGILICSKCGRWYPIIGEIPRMLPDEYRKKKDDIEFLKKYKDQIPEEVVLRGLPYNLSSEQS
- the glmM gene encoding phosphoglucosamine mutase, with the protein product MKRLFGTDGVRGVFNAEMDPFMAMRLAMAIGSYLKKGSRVLIGRDGRAGSETIYLAAAAGLIASGVKVYGTGITPTPALQINVRDRGYDAGVMVTASHNPPEYVGMKLVMSDGVEAPREVEEEIEKIFYEMSFRKIPWTEVQYSMARDDYVNEYYVEKVVELVDRDRIRSMNYKVVVDPANSSGLATTPEILRRLGVKVFTINADPSPIPWRLYEPTPDTITDLRSVTRELKADLGVAFDGDADRAMFVDRFGEAYWGDRDAILLSKHILLNRRSKMPKRVVTAVSSSMLVEDLLKPYGVEVVWTRVGSVVIARELLRLGGGLCGFEENTGFIYPEHQYVRDGGAKTALMLEYMAFEKRGLDELMSELPKTYVIKTKSPTNPAKTEKVVEELKRMYSGERQITVDGVKVIGRDYWFLVRASGTEPVLRIMIEALSRETAERILGEIKSVVDRL
- a CDS encoding DUF354 domain-containing protein; this encodes MKPLVWFDALTPKQLLIGESLRRFLERYGIELLLTARDYDAIKGLSEALRINVILFGGYGEDLYEKLFYEGERISRSAQILSEFRERVLGGVSYPNPVEARVLYGIGRDLIVLSDSPHARHPHRLSLPLASYLVFSECIPIESWKEHLHPGLSLEPYKGFDELSWFEELSEAFSKNFIENLDLEERNYIVLRPEEFKASYYEWGSKKDLWLKICEKILSRGFKAVILPRYKDQREFFERNLRDQISRGLIVIPEPRQAIGPALIRYSAAVLTGGGTMAREAALQGVPGITTFPLRMDVDRCVEKLNLPLRYISEPEEILRFIDLISRDPDAMRVDVREALKDMKSPLPRIHDILKRIRERMGL
- the cyoE gene encoding heme o synthase, which codes for MMESSSIARHEKNYIYIIYDLFKLKQSSLLIFVGVLGYLIAAVYNLNLPTLLLIILSLFLTVGGTTGFNMVLDADIDAIMMRTRNRVIPSNMISKREASVISGVALVAGLLIAWIISPWFFIAGVLGFLIDIGVYTLIMKRKSWLSVVLGGFAGGMPAFGGYLAYANYPDINSIGLLLIVALWSSPHIWYISSYYIEDYIRAGIPTLPVVKGFKTSVKASMLMISLILGVVIVMFVANGFRLWITLITSIIMTSLLLRIMSSHLREADKKSIRKTFKFLSPYLAILFIALYLDRLLGF